A single region of the Tursiops truncatus isolate mTurTru1 chromosome 18, mTurTru1.mat.Y, whole genome shotgun sequence genome encodes:
- the LACC1 gene encoding purine nucleoside phosphorylase LACC1 isoform X1: MAEAVLIDLFGLKLNSQKNCHQTLLMTLNAVRNHHGAKAKFLCIMCCSNISCDHDDCELETSIGLPAFLREFETVSNSSMAASLYTIKQKIDEKNLSSIKVIVPVHRKTLMKAFIGQLFTDVYNFQFEDLQMTLRGGLLKQPTEINIITAQELEAIQNEIETYLRSLPTLKGELTIITSPLIPDIFIHGFTTRTGGISYIPTLSSFNLFSSSKRRDPKAVVQENLRRLGNAAGFNVKKFYRIKTDHANDVWIMGRKEPESYDGITTNQRGVTIAALGADCIPIVFADPVRKACGVAHSGWRGTLLGVAMATVNAMIAEYGCSLEDIIVVLGPSVGPCCFTLPRESAKAFHNLDPGCVRLFGSPNPYVDIRKATRILLEQGGILPQNIQDQNQDLNLCTSCHPDKFFSHVRDGLNFGTQIGFISIRE; this comes from the exons ATGGCAGAAGCAGTGTTGATAGATCTCTTTGGTTTGAAATTAAACTCTCAGAAAAACTGTCATCAGACATTACTAATGACATTGAATGCTGTCCGAAACCACCATGGTGCCAAGGCCAAGTTCCTTTGCATAATGTGTTGCAGTAACATCAGCTGTGACCATGATGATTGTGAATTAGAAACAAGCATTGGATTACCTGCTTTCCTGAGAGAATTTGAGACTGTTAGCAATTCCAGCATGGCTGCCTCATTGTATACCATTAAACaaaaaattgatgaaaaaaatttgagCAGCATTAAGGTAATTGTGCCTGTGCACCGGAAGACATTAATGAAGGCTTTTATTGGTCAACTCTTCACTGATGTTTACAATTTTCAGTTTGAAGATTTACAGATGACTTTGAGGGGAGGTCTTTTGAAACAGCCTACTGAAATAAACATAATCACAGCTCAAGAACTAGAGGCAATccagaatgaaatagaaacatattTGAGAAGTTTGCCAACACTGAAAGGAGAATTAACCATTATCACATCTCCTTTGATCCCAG atattttcataCATGGATTTACTACAAGAACAGGTGGGATATCTTACATACCAACTCTTAGCTCATTCAACCTCTTCAGTAGTTCCAAACGGAGAGATCCCAAGGCTGTTGTTCAAGAAAATCTGCGTAGGCTGGGGAATGCAGCAGGATTTAACGTGAAGAAATTTTACCGAATAAAG ACTGATCATGCCAATGATGTCTGGATTATGGGAAGGAAGGAGCCTGAATCTTACGATGGAATCACCACAAATCAAAGAGGAGTCACAATAGCGGCTCTTGGTGCTGACTGTATACCGATAGTTTTTGCCGATCCTGTCAGAAAAGCATGTGGGGTTGCTCACTCTG GTTGGAGAGGTACTTTGTTAGGTGTTGCTATGGCTACAGTGAATGCTATGATAGCAGAATACGGCTGTAGTTTGGAAGACATTATTGTCGTACTGGGGCCttcagtaggaccttgctgttttaCTCTTCCAAGGGAATCAGCAAAGGCATTTCATAATCTTGATCCCGGATGTGTACGGCTCTTTGGCTCACCAAATCCCTATGTTGACATCCGTAAAGCCACGAG GATTCTTCTAGAACAGGGAGGAATTCTACCACAGAATATTCAGGACCAGAACCAAGATCTCAACCTCTGTACCTCCTGTCATCCTGACAAGTTTTTCTCCCATGTCCGAGATGGCCTTAACTTTGGTACACAGATTGGCTTCATATCAATTAGAGAATGA
- the LACC1 gene encoding purine nucleoside phosphorylase LACC1 isoform X2 — MAEAVLIDLFGLKLNSQKNCHQTLLMTLNAVRNHHGAKAKFLCIMCCSNISCDHDDCELETSIGLPAFLREFETVSNSSMAASLYTIKQKIDEKNLSSIKFEDLQMTLRGGLLKQPTEINIITAQELEAIQNEIETYLRSLPTLKGELTIITSPLIPDIFIHGFTTRTGGISYIPTLSSFNLFSSSKRRDPKAVVQENLRRLGNAAGFNVKKFYRIKTDHANDVWIMGRKEPESYDGITTNQRGVTIAALGADCIPIVFADPVRKACGVAHSGWRGTLLGVAMATVNAMIAEYGCSLEDIIVVLGPSVGPCCFTLPRESAKAFHNLDPGCVRLFGSPNPYVDIRKATRILLEQGGILPQNIQDQNQDLNLCTSCHPDKFFSHVRDGLNFGTQIGFISIRE, encoded by the exons ATGGCAGAAGCAGTGTTGATAGATCTCTTTGGTTTGAAATTAAACTCTCAGAAAAACTGTCATCAGACATTACTAATGACATTGAATGCTGTCCGAAACCACCATGGTGCCAAGGCCAAGTTCCTTTGCATAATGTGTTGCAGTAACATCAGCTGTGACCATGATGATTGTGAATTAGAAACAAGCATTGGATTACCTGCTTTCCTGAGAGAATTTGAGACTGTTAGCAATTCCAGCATGGCTGCCTCATTGTATACCATTAAACaaaaaattgatgaaaaaaatttgagCAGCATTAAG TTTGAAGATTTACAGATGACTTTGAGGGGAGGTCTTTTGAAACAGCCTACTGAAATAAACATAATCACAGCTCAAGAACTAGAGGCAATccagaatgaaatagaaacatattTGAGAAGTTTGCCAACACTGAAAGGAGAATTAACCATTATCACATCTCCTTTGATCCCAG atattttcataCATGGATTTACTACAAGAACAGGTGGGATATCTTACATACCAACTCTTAGCTCATTCAACCTCTTCAGTAGTTCCAAACGGAGAGATCCCAAGGCTGTTGTTCAAGAAAATCTGCGTAGGCTGGGGAATGCAGCAGGATTTAACGTGAAGAAATTTTACCGAATAAAG ACTGATCATGCCAATGATGTCTGGATTATGGGAAGGAAGGAGCCTGAATCTTACGATGGAATCACCACAAATCAAAGAGGAGTCACAATAGCGGCTCTTGGTGCTGACTGTATACCGATAGTTTTTGCCGATCCTGTCAGAAAAGCATGTGGGGTTGCTCACTCTG GTTGGAGAGGTACTTTGTTAGGTGTTGCTATGGCTACAGTGAATGCTATGATAGCAGAATACGGCTGTAGTTTGGAAGACATTATTGTCGTACTGGGGCCttcagtaggaccttgctgttttaCTCTTCCAAGGGAATCAGCAAAGGCATTTCATAATCTTGATCCCGGATGTGTACGGCTCTTTGGCTCACCAAATCCCTATGTTGACATCCGTAAAGCCACGAG GATTCTTCTAGAACAGGGAGGAATTCTACCACAGAATATTCAGGACCAGAACCAAGATCTCAACCTCTGTACCTCCTGTCATCCTGACAAGTTTTTCTCCCATGTCCGAGATGGCCTTAACTTTGGTACACAGATTGGCTTCATATCAATTAGAGAATGA
- the LACC1 gene encoding purine nucleoside phosphorylase LACC1 isoform X3, whose amino-acid sequence MGRKEPESYDGITTNQRGVTIAALGADCIPIVFADPVRKACGVAHSGWRGTLLGVAMATVNAMIAEYGCSLEDIIVVLGPSVGPCCFTLPRESAKAFHNLDPGCVRLFGSPNPYVDIRKATRILLEQGGILPQNIQDQNQDLNLCTSCHPDKFFSHVRDGLNFGTQIGFISIRE is encoded by the exons ATGGGAAGGAAGGAGCCTGAATCTTACGATGGAATCACCACAAATCAAAGAGGAGTCACAATAGCGGCTCTTGGTGCTGACTGTATACCGATAGTTTTTGCCGATCCTGTCAGAAAAGCATGTGGGGTTGCTCACTCTG GTTGGAGAGGTACTTTGTTAGGTGTTGCTATGGCTACAGTGAATGCTATGATAGCAGAATACGGCTGTAGTTTGGAAGACATTATTGTCGTACTGGGGCCttcagtaggaccttgctgttttaCTCTTCCAAGGGAATCAGCAAAGGCATTTCATAATCTTGATCCCGGATGTGTACGGCTCTTTGGCTCACCAAATCCCTATGTTGACATCCGTAAAGCCACGAG GATTCTTCTAGAACAGGGAGGAATTCTACCACAGAATATTCAGGACCAGAACCAAGATCTCAACCTCTGTACCTCCTGTCATCCTGACAAGTTTTTCTCCCATGTCCGAGATGGCCTTAACTTTGGTACACAGATTGGCTTCATATCAATTAGAGAATGA